In Arthrobacter citreus, a single genomic region encodes these proteins:
- a CDS encoding ABC transporter ATP-binding protein, giving the protein MKNSIVQIKNLSKEIRGKKIVSDLSFDIFEGEVFGFLGPNGAGKTTTIRMMVGLMAISEGDVVIDGHSIKSNFEDAIKHVGAIVENPELYKFLSGYDNLLQYARMNKNVTKEKIDEVVELVGLTGAIRQKVKTYSLGMRQRLGLAQCLLHDPKVLILDEPTNGLDPAGIREMRDHLQLLTKKRGMAIIVSSHLLAEMEMMCDRIGIIQQGKLVDVQTVTELTTEDVQTYSIEVNNSEAALKVLTKHNANVVDGEIHIELTREDVPNVIELLVENRIRVYGFKANAKTLEDRFLEITNV; this is encoded by the coding sequence ATGAAGAATTCAATTGTGCAAATTAAGAACTTATCAAAAGAAATCAGAGGGAAGAAAATTGTTTCTGATTTAAGCTTTGATATTTTTGAAGGCGAAGTTTTTGGATTTTTAGGGCCAAATGGTGCTGGTAAGACAACGACAATTAGGATGATGGTTGGTTTGATGGCTATTTCTGAAGGTGACGTTGTGATTGATGGCCATAGTATTAAGTCTAACTTTGAGGATGCAATTAAGCATGTAGGTGCGATTGTAGAAAATCCAGAGTTGTATAAGTTTCTAAGCGGCTATGATAATTTATTGCAATATGCTCGAATGAATAAGAATGTTACAAAAGAGAAGATTGATGAGGTTGTTGAGTTAGTAGGCTTAACTGGGGCAATCCGTCAAAAAGTTAAAACCTATTCACTAGGTATGAGGCAGCGACTTGGTTTAGCTCAATGTTTATTGCATGATCCAAAAGTTTTAATTCTTGATGAACCGACGAATGGACTAGATCCAGCAGGTATCCGAGAAATGAGAGATCACTTGCAACTACTTACGAAAAAAAGAGGCATGGCTATTATTGTATCAAGTCACTTATTAGCAGAAATGGAAATGATGTGTGACCGAATTGGGATTATTCAGCAAGGTAAGCTAGTAGATGTACAAACAGTAACAGAGCTTACAACTGAAGATGTACAAACTTACTCAATTGAAGTGAATAATAGTGAAGCAGCACTTAAAGTTCTTACTAAACATAACGCTAATGTTGTTGATGGAGAAATACATATTGAATTAACAAGAGAAGATGTACCGAATGTCATTGAATTATTAGTAGAAAACCGTATTCGTGTATATGGATTTAAGGCAAATGCAAAAACATTGGAAGATCGTTTCTTAGAAATCACGAATGTTTAA
- a CDS encoding GntR family transcriptional regulator: MAKEKTLEQIAYEKIKDLILSGEYPTGMHLKETALVSDLQMSRTPIRRALGRLVSEDFLSHNNFHGTTVMYTHFTLNEIINMIEIQWCFAVFCVEKSERKHIAFNVKLLREITSSMEKAFNADDAYQYHRSLTEFYKTFLLNSQNNLIVEMLDQLWKRFTEEATSFNVFNVRKNRIPHTIGLYNSIIECVEKSEFDKAKEIFTQLKEEAFIDLMF, encoded by the coding sequence ATGGCAAAGGAAAAAACATTAGAACAAATTGCATATGAAAAAATAAAAGATCTAATACTTTCAGGTGAGTATCCGACTGGCATGCACTTGAAAGAAACAGCACTTGTATCTGATTTACAAATGAGCAGAACACCGATTAGAAGAGCACTAGGTAGACTTGTATCCGAAGATTTTCTATCTCATAATAATTTTCATGGCACAACGGTAATGTATACTCATTTCACATTAAACGAAATCATTAATATGATTGAAATTCAGTGGTGCTTTGCTGTATTCTGTGTTGAAAAATCTGAAAGAAAGCATATAGCTTTTAATGTAAAACTACTAAGAGAAATTACATCCTCTATGGAAAAAGCATTCAATGCGGATGATGCTTATCAATATCATCGATCATTAACTGAATTTTATAAAACGTTTTTACTAAATTCTCAAAACAACTTAATTGTTGAAATGCTTGATCAATTATGGAAAAGATTTACCGAAGAAGCTACATCTTTTAACGTTTTTAATGTAAGAAAAAATAGAATTCCTCATACAATTGGATTATATAATTCAATTATTGAGTGCGTCGAAAAATCAGAATTTGATAAAGCAAAAGAGATTTTTACACAACTAAAAGAGGAAGCATTTATTGATTTAATGTTCTAA
- a CDS encoding DUF2187 family protein produces the protein MNKYYVKPGDEIEFTPKKDDLDKKNPNSVKGIVTKVLSNSVIVDMRKDRNHRNYYDHDHTVINHKKYKILANMTSR, from the coding sequence ATGAATAAATACTATGTAAAACCAGGCGATGAAATTGAATTTACGCCAAAAAAAGACGATCTTGACAAGAAAAATCCGAATTCAGTAAAAGGAATCGTAACAAAAGTTCTTTCAAATTCTGTAATCGTAGATATGAGAAAAGATCGAAACCACCGAAATTATTACGATCATGATCACACGGTAATTAATCATAAGAAGTATAAAATTTTAGCAAATATGACTAGTAGATAA
- a CDS encoding spore germination protein: MRNNNNRVKENSSQKNWIEELSKSDDFTFFTTSSDVEDKSVYRIYFFRTLIRSEIMHEEVLPYLTKNLTLQQLKSQIPVQELIVTTDNSVVIEKLLEGYVSIQYGDNKTECLLVDVANNISRTIGPPLMESTTLGPQIGFVEDLVININLIRKKLPISDLHIREFKVGTLSKTGVAVIYLSEIADEENVNTVTQRINDIQYDHIPDSSFISSMIGDNTHSIFPQSIPTERIDRAVAGLVEGKIVIIVDGSPNALLTPALIDETFIAMEDYYVNWVLATFFRLIRMFGFALSIFITPFYVAILTYHYELIPPRLLESLILSRASVPFPPIIEVLFLEITIELVKEAGLRLPSKIGQTLGIVGGIVIGQAVVEAKLTSNILLILVGLGTLASYTSAIYKFNNTIRFIKFPVILMAQLIGLLGIFMGFIYLITHLLRLTSLGRPYIGAYPFRKTTAFDLWVRLPFAVQKKRPTTLRPASLFRSTNDSKQPGPPSDFDE, from the coding sequence ATGAGAAATAATAATAATCGTGTGAAAGAGAATTCTTCTCAAAAAAATTGGATTGAAGAATTATCGAAATCAGATGATTTCACTTTCTTTACAACTTCAAGTGATGTGGAAGATAAAAGTGTTTATCGTATCTACTTTTTTCGAACGTTAATTAGATCTGAGATCATGCATGAGGAAGTACTTCCGTATTTAACAAAGAATCTAACATTACAACAATTAAAATCTCAAATTCCAGTTCAAGAACTGATTGTAACTACGGATAATTCTGTCGTAATCGAAAAACTTCTTGAAGGATATGTGTCAATTCAGTACGGGGATAATAAAACCGAGTGTTTACTTGTTGATGTTGCAAACAACATTTCAAGAACAATTGGTCCGCCTTTAATGGAATCTACTACTTTAGGTCCACAGATTGGATTTGTAGAAGATTTGGTTATCAACATAAATTTAATTCGAAAAAAATTACCTATTTCTGATCTTCATATTAGGGAATTTAAGGTAGGAACATTATCGAAAACCGGTGTTGCGGTAATCTATTTAAGCGAAATTGCTGATGAAGAAAATGTAAATACAGTAACTCAGCGGATTAACGATATTCAATATGATCATATTCCAGATAGTTCTTTTATTTCATCTATGATCGGGGATAATACACATTCAATTTTTCCACAATCCATTCCTACTGAAAGAATTGATCGTGCAGTCGCAGGGTTAGTTGAAGGGAAAATTGTTATTATTGTGGATGGCTCACCAAACGCGTTGTTGACGCCTGCGTTGATCGATGAAACTTTTATCGCAATGGAAGACTATTATGTCAATTGGGTACTGGCTACATTTTTCCGTTTGATAAGAATGTTTGGTTTTGCACTTTCGATCTTTATAACACCTTTTTATGTTGCTATTTTGACTTATCATTATGAACTGATTCCACCTCGCCTACTTGAATCTTTAATCCTATCAAGAGCATCAGTGCCATTTCCTCCAATTATTGAGGTGCTATTTTTAGAAATTACAATCGAGTTAGTGAAGGAAGCGGGGCTTCGTTTGCCGTCAAAAATCGGGCAAACACTTGGGATCGTAGGTGGTATTGTTATTGGGCAAGCGGTTGTTGAAGCGAAGTTAACAAGTAATATTCTTTTAATTCTTGTTGGGCTAGGAACACTTGCTTCATACACATCTGCCATTTATAAGTTTAATAATACAATTCGATTTATTAAATTTCCTGTTATTTTAATGGCGCAATTAATTGGCCTTTTAGGGATTTTTATGGGATTTATTTATTTAATAACTCATTTACTCCGATTAACATCTTTAGGAAGACCGTATATTGGGGCTTACCCTTTTAGAAAAACGACTGCATTTGATTTATGGGTTAGATTGCCATTTGCTGTTCAAAAAAAGAGACCTACAACTTTAAGACCAGCTAGTTTATTTCGGTCAACAAATGATAGTAAACAGCCAGGTCCACCAAGTGACTTTGATGAATAA
- a CDS encoding LacI family DNA-binding transcriptional regulator gives MKNKKATIRDVAKEAGVSVATVSRYINNISYISPETEQKIKVVMKKLDYKPNEIARGLAKQKSKTIALIIPDISNPFFPELVVAIEEVAKLKGYSLILVNSNNDDLKNPKFWKEFQSRYIDGFVLASFEFNEEILKSLQNLQIPFVRVDRAVDTHTANSVGVDNYKGAIMAVEHLYKLGCEKIAHISGPDVFIPAIDRLRGYQDTLQKYFPIQEPIVYQGDFAMESGKQLTQRLLEDHPDVDGIFLANDLMAIGSLKALKMLNINVPTDIAIIGFDGIKITEMVEPELSTIVQPIYRIGVAATNKLINLIEETDDTEEYQLEVALVKRESTLGFMPKG, from the coding sequence GTGAAAAATAAGAAAGCGACGATACGGGATGTCGCAAAAGAAGCGGGTGTCTCTGTAGCTACGGTATCAAGATATATAAATAACATAAGCTATATTAGTCCAGAAACCGAACAAAAAATTAAAGTAGTTATGAAAAAGCTTGATTATAAACCAAACGAGATTGCTAGAGGACTTGCGAAACAAAAATCGAAAACTATTGCCTTAATTATTCCTGATATTTCAAACCCGTTCTTTCCAGAATTGGTTGTTGCAATAGAAGAAGTTGCTAAATTAAAAGGGTATAGCTTAATACTAGTTAATTCTAATAATGATGATCTAAAGAACCCTAAGTTTTGGAAGGAGTTTCAAAGTAGGTATATCGATGGTTTTGTGTTGGCGTCATTTGAATTTAATGAAGAAATCCTAAAAAGCTTACAGAATTTACAAATTCCATTTGTTAGAGTAGACCGTGCTGTTGATACACATACTGCAAACTCTGTAGGTGTCGATAATTATAAAGGAGCCATAATGGCTGTCGAACATTTGTATAAACTTGGATGTGAAAAAATTGCTCATATCAGTGGTCCTGATGTTTTTATTCCTGCGATTGACCGGCTTCGAGGATATCAAGATACTTTGCAAAAATATTTTCCAATACAAGAACCAATTGTTTACCAAGGAGATTTTGCGATGGAAAGTGGCAAGCAATTAACCCAACGGTTGCTTGAGGACCATCCAGACGTAGATGGTATATTTCTTGCAAATGATTTAATGGCAATAGGCTCTTTAAAAGCATTAAAAATGTTAAATATCAACGTTCCAACTGACATAGCTATTATTGGATTTGATGGAATTAAAATAACAGAAATGGTCGAACCTGAATTAAGTACAATTGTTCAACCAATTTATCGAATCGGCGTCGCTGCAACAAATAAATTAATCAATTTAATAGAAGAGACAGATGACACTGAAGAATATCAATTAGAAGTGGCGCTAGTTAAAAGGGAATCTACTTTAGGGTTTATGCCTAAAGGGTAA
- a CDS encoding ADP-ribosylglycohydrolase family protein: protein MNYQTLYSKSCGAFLGLAIGDSLGFPAMYHRTTVLPTRRRNRLWDFSKQTDEYKINKFSLPFTHAMDESILDFSGTDDTEFAMISALMLLESSHFNEVEFLEQWKKLVVQHEHEIWSGISERASIENIKKGLISPATGNDNPHHFDDGAVGRAVPIGIKFHGDPNKAAIVSEKMASITNAEDGVYAAKAMAASIALAIDGASAKEIVDEGLKQIPENTWLSRKVNQAISILESTNNDGFAAMPLWNNQLVNSIYNYGNIAPETLAIAYAIILATEGNFEKSIMLSLMLPKQADSMPAMVGALAGAMNGMESISKSWVDSVDTIKGFCVPHLKGLTITETVKRLIESE from the coding sequence ATGAATTACCAAACATTATATAGTAAATCATGTGGAGCTTTTTTAGGGCTTGCAATTGGAGATTCATTAGGGTTTCCAGCTATGTATCATCGAACGACAGTTTTACCAACAAGAAGAAGGAATCGTCTTTGGGACTTTAGTAAACAGACTGATGAATATAAAATTAACAAATTTTCGTTGCCATTTACTCATGCAATGGATGAAAGTATTTTAGACTTTTCTGGGACAGACGATACTGAATTTGCTATGATTTCTGCACTTATGTTACTTGAATCATCTCATTTCAATGAAGTAGAATTCCTTGAACAATGGAAAAAACTTGTCGTTCAACATGAACATGAAATATGGAGCGGAATTAGTGAGAGAGCTTCTATTGAAAATATTAAAAAGGGTTTAATATCCCCTGCAACAGGGAATGACAATCCGCATCATTTCGATGATGGGGCTGTAGGCAGAGCAGTACCAATCGGAATTAAATTCCATGGCGACCCAAATAAAGCTGCAATTGTATCAGAAAAAATGGCATCAATCACAAATGCGGAAGATGGAGTATACGCTGCAAAGGCAATGGCAGCAAGTATAGCACTTGCAATTGATGGTGCCTCAGCGAAGGAAATTGTTGATGAAGGATTAAAACAAATCCCTGAAAATACATGGTTAAGTAGAAAAGTAAACCAAGCAATATCGATTTTGGAATCAACTAATAACGATGGATTTGCTGCAATGCCTCTTTGGAATAACCAACTAGTCAACTCAATTTATAATTATGGAAATATAGCCCCTGAGACTTTAGCGATTGCCTATGCTATAATTCTTGCTACAGAAGGAAATTTTGAAAAGAGTATCATGCTCTCACTTATGTTACCAAAACAAGCCGACAGCATGCCTGCAATGGTTGGTGCATTGGCAGGTGCAATGAATGGAATGGAATCAATTTCGAAAAGTTGGGTAGATAGTGTTGATACCATAAAAGGGTTCTGTGTTCCGCATTTAAAGGGATTAACAATTACTGAAACAGTAAAACGATTAATCGAATCAGAATAA
- a CDS encoding diguanylate cyclase, which produces MLFKNIFITYTIIISFFYLTSSVLWGGARERLTRKSKLHEFIIGVLLSLLTIVLIKFPIVTDHGTNIQIRALGIEIAAIFFGNVTLVTMFLIDLVVFYFFYGYSYSYKLDTSLLLIILLIGFLMNYQKWSEKKRYFILTPIIIVVRCYVFYLMDKWVLAPIGEIVLGRLLQTMGYWILMFVPALLLSYFIAYQTRNTEMKLKKMENIANVDSLTGLYNRRFFDKQFLNFCSKSYESSIPMSLLMIDVDYFKKYNDLYGHPKGDECLKKIALCLQSDTTSSSGIVARYGGEEFSILLPKANLDDAMKIGIRICKNVKKLKIEHEDSEEKLVTLSIGVASLVAESEQDIKKLIKQADQALYKSKHNGRDQVSC; this is translated from the coding sequence ATGCTTTTTAAAAATATTTTTATTACTTATACGATTATTATTAGTTTTTTTTATTTAACTTCTTCTGTTTTATGGGGAGGGGCAAGGGAAAGATTAACACGGAAATCAAAATTACATGAATTTATTATAGGGGTTTTATTAAGTTTATTGACAATCGTGCTAATCAAATTTCCAATTGTTACAGATCACGGTACTAATATCCAAATAAGAGCACTTGGCATAGAAATTGCTGCAATTTTTTTTGGAAATGTAACATTAGTAACGATGTTTTTAATCGATTTAGTCGTGTTTTATTTTTTTTATGGATATAGTTATTCTTATAAATTAGATACTTCATTATTATTGATTATTTTATTAATAGGTTTTTTAATGAATTATCAAAAATGGTCAGAAAAGAAACGTTACTTTATACTAACTCCAATAATCATCGTAGTAAGATGTTACGTTTTTTATTTAATGGATAAATGGGTATTAGCACCGATTGGTGAGATTGTTTTAGGTAGATTACTTCAAACGATGGGATATTGGATTTTAATGTTTGTGCCAGCTTTATTGTTAAGTTACTTTATCGCATATCAAACACGAAATACTGAAATGAAATTAAAGAAGATGGAAAACATTGCAAATGTTGACAGTTTAACAGGGTTATATAATCGTAGATTTTTTGATAAACAATTTTTGAATTTTTGCTCCAAATCTTATGAAAGTTCAATACCAATGTCTTTATTAATGATTGACGTTGATTATTTTAAAAAATATAACGATCTATATGGCCATCCAAAAGGTGATGAATGCTTAAAGAAGATCGCATTATGTCTGCAATCAGATACAACTAGTTCGTCAGGTATAGTTGCAAGGTATGGCGGAGAGGAATTTTCTATTTTGTTACCGAAAGCAAATCTTGACGATGCAATGAAAATAGGGATTCGTATATGTAAAAATGTAAAAAAACTAAAGATTGAACATGAAGATTCTGAGGAAAAGTTAGTAACCTTAAGCATTGGTGTGGCATCATTAGTTGCCGAAAGTGAACAAGATATTAAAAAGTTGATTAAACAAGCTGATCAAGCTTTATATAAATCAAAGCATAATGGAAGAGATCAAGTGAGTTGCTAA
- a CDS encoding ABC transporter permease, with protein MLKLIQNEWIKIIKRPGTIVMVALVILLVGVTGTIIKYNDNKVEQSADQNWKKSLQDEIAQNKKELKSISDKNDITRPYLERTIAINEYRIEHNIAPDVKSSVWTFMEVSSKLIILVGLFTIIVSANIVASEFNWGTIKLLLIRPFSRTKIIMSKYLTSILFGFAMLFILFIVSSVLGLILFGPGSGDNSYLAYVNGHVEEQSRLVYSAKQYLMSFIETFMLATMAFMVSTVFRNNTIAIGISILLLTVGSTVTNILASFFDWTKFILFANTDLMQYINGTPLVKGMTMSFSLIMLVVYFVVFLGLALVVFSKRDVTA; from the coding sequence ATGTTAAAATTGATTCAGAATGAATGGATAAAGATTATTAAAAGACCAGGAACAATTGTGATGGTTGCTCTTGTTATTTTACTTGTAGGTGTAACTGGTACAATTATAAAATATAACGACAATAAAGTAGAGCAAAGCGCTGATCAGAATTGGAAGAAATCACTACAAGATGAGATAGCTCAAAATAAAAAGGAATTAAAAAGTATAAGTGATAAGAATGATATTACAAGACCGTACTTAGAACGAACAATTGCGATAAATGAGTATCGTATTGAGCATAATATTGCACCTGATGTAAAATCAAGTGTGTGGACTTTTATGGAAGTTTCATCAAAATTAATTATATTGGTAGGATTATTTACGATTATCGTTTCTGCTAATATTGTCGCAAGTGAATTTAATTGGGGAACTATTAAACTTTTACTTATTCGTCCGTTTTCTAGAACTAAAATCATTATGTCAAAATATTTAACTAGTATTCTATTTGGTTTTGCAATGTTATTTATTTTATTTATTGTTTCTAGCGTACTAGGCTTAATTTTATTCGGACCTGGTAGTGGGGATAATTCTTATTTAGCATATGTCAATGGCCATGTAGAGGAACAAAGTAGACTAGTTTATTCTGCAAAGCAATATTTAATGAGTTTTATCGAAACATTTATGCTAGCTACAATGGCATTCATGGTATCAACTGTGTTTAGAAATAATACAATTGCAATCGGTATTTCAATCCTTTTATTAACAGTTGGAAGTACGGTAACAAATATTTTAGCTAGTTTCTTTGATTGGACAAAATTTATCCTATTTGCAAACACAGATTTAATGCAGTACATCAACGGTACTCCGCTAGTAAAAGGAATGACAATGTCATTTTCATTAATTATGCTAGTAGTTTATTTCGTTGTTTTCTTAGGATTAGCATTAGTTGTATTTTCTAAACGTGACGTAACAGCCTAA
- a CDS encoding Ger(x)C family spore germination protein has translation MKNSLLIVIICITICLNGCSLVPSTNVNQLNIIEAAGFDLVNPKQIKGTVVFPVFRPTGQTEFSVSSADGETIKKVRERLDSQIRYRLISGQLRVVTFSLDLAKKGFFPIIDTFNRDPAVGNMIQLAIVDGETADLLSLKQYTKENIALYIYDLLLHNSQTGPFPYTDFATFIYQYFEVGQDAYLPVLKVVNDKIKLTGIAVFKQDKLITIIPWKYTFIFKGMMEHYKQGLHQFKIDGEYVAIDNLTSKSKYSVKIKKGKPEFTIYLNMNARIQEYTGDKPIFFPKHIKQLTKAIQKDIEKNANGLISLLQEKNIDPIGLGSKLEAHQRNFNLKKWNKEYSSAKIKVKVNLDILHTGVVE, from the coding sequence ATGAAAAATTCCCTTCTTATCGTTATTATTTGTATTACTATATGTTTGAATGGTTGTTCACTTGTGCCATCAACGAATGTCAATCAACTAAATATTATTGAAGCTGCAGGATTTGACTTAGTAAATCCAAAACAAATTAAAGGAACCGTTGTTTTTCCAGTCTTTCGACCAACAGGACAGACTGAGTTTAGTGTTTCTTCTGCAGATGGAGAAACGATAAAAAAAGTAAGAGAAAGACTAGATAGTCAAATAAGGTATCGATTAATTTCGGGTCAGCTTCGTGTTGTTACTTTTAGTTTAGACTTAGCAAAAAAAGGATTCTTTCCAATTATCGATACGTTTAATCGTGACCCAGCTGTCGGAAATATGATACAACTTGCAATAGTTGATGGGGAAACAGCTGATTTACTTTCATTAAAACAGTATACAAAGGAAAACATAGCACTATATATCTATGATCTACTTCTACATAATTCTCAGACGGGACCTTTTCCTTATACGGATTTCGCTACGTTTATCTATCAATATTTTGAAGTAGGGCAGGATGCATATTTACCTGTTTTAAAAGTTGTAAACGATAAAATTAAATTAACTGGAATTGCTGTATTTAAACAAGATAAACTCATTACGATCATACCATGGAAATATACCTTCATTTTTAAAGGGATGATGGAACATTATAAACAAGGCTTACATCAGTTCAAAATTGACGGGGAATATGTAGCAATTGATAATTTAACTTCCAAAAGTAAATATAGTGTTAAAATCAAAAAAGGGAAACCAGAATTTACAATTTATCTGAATATGAATGCAAGAATTCAAGAATATACTGGTGACAAACCAATATTCTTTCCTAAACATATTAAACAATTAACTAAAGCAATTCAAAAGGATATTGAAAAAAATGCAAATGGGCTAATTTCGCTTCTTCAAGAAAAGAATATTGATCCAATTGGATTAGGTTCAAAATTAGAAGCACATCAAAGAAACTTTAATTTGAAAAAATGGAATAAAGAATATTCTAGCGCAAAAATAAAAGTAAAGGTTAATTTAGATATTCTTCATACAGGAGTTGTTGAATAA
- a CDS encoding GerAB/ArcD/ProY family transporter, giving the protein MATYRRQQVSPYLLFFIITSSQIGVGVLGFQRIIAKYAGYDAWISVIIAGILVHAVVWFMYKLLIAAKGDIIDAHKQLFGNIIGSTFSLVIMVYYLLLSISVLRLYIEIVQVWMFPTLATWVLATIILFLLYYIISGGFRVVVGIAFLSGIFTALLYALLFHLPHKYVHMDNILPFLDHSFKDLLLAAKQTVYTMAGFEILLMVFPFIRNGNTSQKFAQFGVAFSTLVFTLSAFTTYLLLSEKQIQHIIWSRIYIAMLIHFPFLERFEYILISSFLIKVISILALSLWSTSRGLKLIFKWKQKYALILISIISLVVCQLLETRYQIDAFTNYTSKIALYLFYVYIPLFSIIFIITKSRKTL; this is encoded by the coding sequence ATGGCAACTTATAGAAGACAACAGGTATCACCATATCTTCTGTTTTTTATTATTACAAGCTCTCAAATAGGAGTAGGTGTTTTAGGATTTCAACGAATTATTGCAAAATATGCTGGGTATGATGCGTGGATTAGTGTAATAATTGCTGGAATTTTAGTTCATGCAGTTGTGTGGTTTATGTATAAATTATTAATTGCTGCAAAAGGAGATATTATTGATGCTCATAAGCAATTGTTTGGAAATATTATCGGTTCAACCTTTAGCTTAGTCATTATGGTTTATTATCTTCTTTTGTCTATTTCTGTTTTAAGACTATATATTGAAATCGTTCAAGTTTGGATGTTTCCAACTCTTGCAACATGGGTATTGGCTACTATTATTTTATTTTTATTGTATTACATCATATCAGGTGGATTTCGAGTAGTAGTTGGAATTGCCTTTTTATCGGGTATCTTTACAGCACTGCTTTATGCTTTGTTGTTTCATTTGCCACATAAATATGTCCATATGGATAATATATTACCTTTTCTTGATCACTCATTTAAAGATCTATTATTGGCAGCAAAGCAGACAGTTTATACAATGGCAGGGTTTGAAATTTTACTAATGGTTTTTCCTTTCATTCGAAATGGAAATACTTCACAAAAATTTGCTCAGTTTGGGGTTGCTTTTTCAACATTAGTTTTTACACTATCAGCATTTACTACATATTTACTTTTAAGTGAAAAACAAATTCAACATATAATCTGGTCGAGAATATATATTGCCATGTTAATCCATTTTCCTTTTTTAGAAAGATTTGAATATATATTAATTTCCAGTTTCTTAATCAAAGTTATTTCCATTTTAGCCTTATCATTATGGAGCACAAGTAGAGGATTAAAGTTAATTTTTAAATGGAAGCAAAAGTATGCATTAATCTTGATCAGTATAATTAGTCTTGTTGTTTGTCAATTACTTGAAACTCGCTATCAAATAGATGCATTTACTAATTATACAAGTAAAATTGCATTATACCTTTTTTATGTTTACATACCATTATTTTCAATAATCTTCATCATTACAAAGTCTAGGAAAACGCTATGA